The Tripterygium wilfordii isolate XIE 37 chromosome 23, ASM1340144v1, whole genome shotgun sequence genomic sequence AGCTCCGGCTTTGAATTCCTTCTACAAGTCAGTCAGCTATAAACATCAAGAAGTTCCACAGGCCTCCTCATGAAACAAAAATGAGAATCATTGCGACAGGTAAATGCGGACAACAATAGCATCCAGTCCAACACTAGGAATTGTGCGCTCTGCAGCAGAACTAGGCATGTCATCTTACGATTAGTCCCATACGGATGACCAAAAAATTAACCTCGTGAAATGAGAGAGTGCCTCTGCAACGTCCAGGAACTGGAATGAaagtatcaagtatcaacagATTCGACTGATATCCAGTGACAAACATGTTACCAATAGTTCATGGTAAATAATAGGTCCGTGTGATTTTGGAATCTTATCAAAATAGTGGCTTGGTCTATTCTACTGAAAGGGAAGTCCGTCCTACAATACACAACTAGGAGGGTGTGCATCTGTGTAAAGATTCTCTACTGGTTCTTTATTTGGTCAAGGGTGAAGTTCTCCTCAGGTTGCCTCTGCCACATATAGTTGGTTGCCTCTATCCACGTTGGATGGACCAAAAATTTCTGCTCTTTCACTGCCCAACGGGACTTCTCAGTTCCTGCATCTGTCGAGACCACATGAGTGACTGTTTGATCAAGTTCTGTTGAGCAAGAGGCTCCCAATTGCTCGGCCATCTTCCAGAAGTGGTGCTTTTCCGCCTGGAACTTGGTAGGAAAAACACGGCTGAAGACAAGTTTACAATTCTTGAGAACTTCCTTGCGTACTGTTTTTAGCACCtgcaaaaaataaattcaacatcCAGATTATTGAAACATTCTTATAAGTTAATACCAAAAAATCCAGCATTCAATAAACAATTGCGGGTCATAATGGAGAAACGGCAACATGGACCAGAGAAGGTAAAAATAGATCATCTTGATTGCAAGGGACGACATAATTAAAATACAATAGAGAGTACCAAGAGCATGCAAcagatttgaaaaataaaatggcATGTTTAAAGTTATACAATGTCAATGTCCCCAAGCGATGTGCTGAGCCCAACAATTGGGGATGCAAGGCAGTGAACAAATTGGTTTATAAAAGGAGTAATTGTTCAATGTAAATGAAAAGTCGTGTTCAATATACTTCAGAAATAATTCTACCTGCCTCGCATCTCTGCCATCAACATTATCACCCAGTTCCTACAAGAAAGTCTAGCATCAATAAACTAATTGCCAACAATAACAGCTCCAACAGGGAAGATGTGAAAAAGCAATACATACATCAAAAAACAAAGAGTGAATTCGCCTGAGAACTTTGAGAACAGATGAGAGTGCTCCATCAAACTCGCTTTCGTCACTCTTCAGCTCAGAAAGAGATTTACAATTGAAGCCAAATTGGCGGCAACTTGAAGCAAAGAAATGATATCTCTCCATCAGTATCAGATTGTCTTTGTGCTTTGTCCATGCCTGtccaataaaattaaattaccaaAACTACCATATGAGCAAAGGAAAAATAAGACAGCCACAATCACCCAATGAGAATACATATCCAAAGGACTTGAAAACATATGTATTAGTATCTCAAATGAAtcatagaaatatatatatatatatatataatttatattacaGCTAGACGTTACAatctttgtttttgatttggTGGGAAACATCTAGGTAACaagtaaacaacacccgtgcacaagacTGTTTTGAGGAATTGAACTCATGACTCTAGGTTGCACCTcggcaactctaccactgggtcacATGTTTCCCTATgagaaacatatataatatatataaatttcaatttttttttttccatttttacaCCAAACGCAACAGGTGAATTAATTAAACAAGAATGATGTAATCATGGCATTAATGTGATATTTATAGAATTAAGATAAAATAAGTAGCTGATTGCATATTTACTTACATTTTCCGTATCATCAAGGATCAAAACAGCACTATCTTGTCCTAGAACCACATCAAGACCCTTCTGATGTTTCTCTGTACCATCATCTCGAGAAATAATTCTAGAATCGAAGTACTCTTTTCTGGGATCAAGCAGCTTCGCCATTTCCAATGCATAAGATCTATCCCCCATCGTGTATATGTACATCTCGAACATTTCACTTGCTTCTTTCAGAAATGTACGAACAAAGGGCCTTAATTTCGTCATCATATGCATAAACTGCAACTTAAAAAGGCTGCCTTCCGACACATCTGTTGatttc encodes the following:
- the LOC119993860 gene encoding RNA polymerase II C-terminal domain phosphatase-like 4, with product MSLVTDSPVHSSSSSDDFAAFLDSTLDSKSSDSSPDENAVTDGHSDSSDSSSDEEAEDDCNLISKRPRVEKLESIEETQGSTSNGFVEQQLRETEGSTSNGFLELPLGETQESTSDVFVEQPLEASWKKDMCKHPGSFGEMCILCGQMLDTESGVTLRYIHKELRLCNDEIVRLRATDMKNLLRRKKLYLVLDLDHTLLNSTQLIHLTVEEEYLKEQTDSLQDVSEGSLFKLQFMHMMTKLRPFVRTFLKEASEMFEMYIYTMGDRSYALEMAKLLDPRKEYFDSRIISRDDGTEKHQKGLDVVLGQDSAVLILDDTENAWTKHKDNLILMERYHFFASSCRQFGFNCKSLSELKSDESEFDGALSSVLKVLRRIHSLFFDELGDNVDGRDARQVLKTVRKEVLKNCKLVFSRVFPTKFQAEKHHFWKMAEQLGASCSTELDQTVTHVVSTDAGTEKSRWAVKEQKFLVHPTWIEATNYMWQRQPEENFTLDQIKNQ